A genomic region of Salinibacter pepae contains the following coding sequences:
- a CDS encoding DUF2071 domain-containing protein codes for MSIPFFSARRVLRATARNRVVVGYAVDPARVAPLLPDGLSPVRDDGTTPISLVGVELTNLRVLGVGGAGARRVPVVELRVHVRPDGAPSGPAGTWTAQAYVPRRLVTWGARVLYGERVATTSMQPIQREPVDQVEVTYRFDWKGREQRVRARGEQPPVMPAPGARAHALLRPHWRYSTARDGTLLQTRIERPAVPICRVQEHHVTVQWSAACGDIGALLQDQSPSHVLLAPRTPVAVHGPART; via the coding sequence ATGTCGATTCCGTTTTTCTCAGCCCGTCGCGTCCTCCGGGCGACGGCCCGGAACCGGGTGGTTGTGGGCTACGCGGTGGACCCGGCCCGCGTGGCGCCCCTTCTCCCGGACGGCCTCTCTCCCGTTCGGGACGACGGGACGACGCCCATCAGCCTCGTGGGGGTCGAGCTGACGAACCTGCGGGTCCTTGGCGTCGGGGGGGCCGGGGCCCGGCGGGTGCCGGTGGTAGAGCTTCGGGTGCACGTTCGGCCGGACGGGGCCCCGTCCGGCCCGGCGGGCACCTGGACGGCGCAGGCCTACGTGCCGCGGCGCCTCGTGACCTGGGGCGCTCGGGTGCTCTATGGGGAGCGGGTGGCGACAACGTCCATGCAGCCCATCCAGCGGGAGCCGGTCGACCAGGTGGAGGTGACGTACCGCTTCGACTGGAAGGGACGCGAGCAACGGGTGCGGGCACGGGGCGAGCAGCCTCCTGTGATGCCGGCCCCCGGCGCCCGGGCCCATGCCCTCCTCCGTCCCCACTGGCGATACAGCACCGCACGGGACGGCACGCTACTGCAGACCCGCATCGAGCGCCCGGCCGTCCCCATCTGCCGCGTGCAGGAGCACCACGTGACCGTGCAGTGGTCGGCCGCCTGCGGCGACATCGGGGCCCTCCTCCAGGACCAGTCTCCCTCTCATGTCCTTCTTGCCCCCCGGACGCCCGTGGCCGTGCACGGGCCGGCCCGGACGTAG
- the cdaA gene encoding diadenylate cyclase CdaA: MKVFEIIGFGIGDAIEIVVVAYVLYQLYRLMRGTIAVQIALGLGALFLIQFVVELADMTVLTTVFSYFNQVFVLAVIIIFQPEIRRLLLLLGKNPIVRRFVSTTDQRQVIDETVGAVEEMSQRQIGALMAFQRSTGLRSYVETGELLEAEVSRDLLLTIFYGQNPLHDGAVIINNRRVEAARCILPVSTSMKLSPQLGLRHRAAVGLTEQTDAFVVVVSEETGDISVSRDGALISNITPEELRTYLTSALTGQSASQASAAVPASA, encoded by the coding sequence GTGAAGGTCTTCGAGATTATCGGCTTCGGGATTGGCGACGCCATCGAGATTGTCGTCGTCGCTTACGTCCTGTACCAGCTCTACCGGCTCATGCGCGGGACGATTGCCGTGCAGATTGCCCTTGGCCTCGGGGCGCTCTTCCTGATTCAGTTCGTGGTGGAGCTGGCCGACATGACGGTGCTGACGACCGTCTTCAGCTACTTCAACCAGGTCTTCGTGCTGGCGGTCATCATTATTTTCCAGCCCGAGATCCGCCGTCTGCTTCTGCTGCTGGGGAAAAACCCGATCGTGCGGCGCTTCGTCAGCACGACCGACCAGCGTCAGGTCATCGACGAAACGGTGGGGGCGGTGGAGGAGATGAGCCAACGGCAGATCGGGGCCCTCATGGCCTTCCAGCGGAGCACGGGCCTTCGGAGCTACGTCGAGACGGGCGAGCTGCTGGAGGCGGAGGTCTCGCGCGACCTGCTGCTCACGATTTTCTACGGCCAGAACCCCCTGCACGACGGGGCCGTCATCATCAACAACCGCCGCGTGGAGGCCGCCCGCTGCATTCTGCCCGTCTCCACGAGCATGAAGCTGAGCCCCCAGCTCGGCCTTCGCCACCGGGCCGCCGTGGGCCTCACCGAGCAGACCGACGCGTTCGTGGTGGTCGTATCGGAAGAGACCGGCGACATCAGCGTCTCGCGCGACGGGGCCCTCATCTCCAACATCACCCCGGAGGAACTGCGGACGTACCTCACGAGCGCCCTCACGGGGCAGTCCGCCTCCCAGGCGAGTGCCGCGGTCCCCGCCTCGGCCTGA
- a CDS encoding S41 family peptidase: protein MKRLSKYHILPAVLLIAFGAVLGVQIDTYLTDDDLGTQLDKMRQALVVMNKEYVDPLDAADVAEEGIEGMISSLDPHSTYIPADRAEDVKDQYQGSFGGIGIVFEVPSDTARVISPVAGGPSEEMGVMAGDRIVGIEDSSAVGLSSNEIQNSLKGEIGTEVQITVYRPTMDDRLDFTLTREEIETQSVRSPYMVDETTGYINITRFTMKTHDEFREAASTLLNQGMERLVLDLRGNPGGVMRSSWQIANEMLGEEMTIVETKGRSEQMNRTISARPGGMLADQPIIVLVNRGSASASEILSGALQDHDRAFLVGRRTFGKGLIQKQFDLGDKSVLQMTVGRYYTPAGRLIQSPYERGEREDYYEEKFSTINQATYHLNEYRESIPDSLAYQTDHGRTVFGGGGILPDYVVQPDTAALTHLVQSGLDYAFARKWFTENETDLRETWQDRPEAFQSSFEPSENMMDAFWSFAEKNGVQITENPDSVDTAERVYAAQTAEEEQAFVATRVKGYLARLIYGRGVARPILNRADPIFQEAMSLWPSSQDLAAYHKTAAPTMQQN from the coding sequence ATGAAGCGTCTCAGCAAGTACCACATTCTCCCGGCCGTTCTTCTCATCGCCTTCGGGGCGGTGCTCGGCGTGCAGATTGACACGTACCTGACCGATGACGATCTGGGCACGCAGCTCGACAAGATGCGGCAGGCCCTCGTCGTCATGAACAAGGAGTACGTGGACCCGCTGGACGCGGCCGACGTGGCGGAGGAGGGCATTGAGGGGATGATCAGCAGCCTCGATCCGCACTCCACCTACATCCCCGCCGATCGGGCCGAGGACGTGAAGGACCAGTATCAGGGCTCCTTTGGCGGCATTGGGATTGTCTTCGAGGTGCCGAGCGACACGGCCCGTGTCATCTCGCCGGTAGCAGGAGGGCCCAGTGAAGAAATGGGCGTGATGGCCGGCGATCGCATCGTCGGGATTGAAGACTCGTCCGCCGTCGGGCTCTCGTCCAACGAGATTCAGAACAGCCTGAAGGGCGAGATCGGGACGGAGGTGCAGATCACGGTCTATCGTCCCACGATGGACGATCGCCTCGACTTCACCCTCACACGGGAAGAGATCGAGACGCAGTCCGTGCGGTCGCCGTACATGGTCGACGAGACGACCGGGTACATCAACATCACCCGGTTCACCATGAAGACGCACGACGAGTTTCGGGAGGCGGCGTCGACGCTGCTCAACCAGGGCATGGAGCGGCTCGTCCTCGACCTTCGGGGCAACCCGGGCGGCGTGATGCGCTCCTCCTGGCAGATCGCGAACGAGATGCTCGGGGAGGAGATGACGATCGTGGAGACGAAGGGCCGGAGCGAGCAGATGAACCGGACCATCTCGGCGCGGCCCGGGGGCATGCTCGCGGACCAGCCCATCATCGTTCTCGTGAACCGCGGGTCGGCGTCGGCGAGTGAGATCCTAAGCGGGGCGCTACAGGACCACGACCGGGCCTTCCTTGTGGGCCGGCGCACGTTCGGCAAGGGGCTGATCCAGAAGCAGTTCGACCTCGGCGACAAGAGCGTGCTGCAGATGACCGTGGGCCGCTACTACACGCCGGCAGGCCGCCTCATCCAGTCGCCCTACGAGCGGGGCGAACGGGAGGATTACTACGAGGAGAAATTCTCCACGATCAACCAGGCGACCTACCACCTCAACGAGTACCGTGAGAGCATCCCCGACTCGCTGGCCTACCAGACCGACCACGGCCGGACGGTATTCGGCGGCGGGGGCATCCTTCCGGACTACGTGGTACAGCCGGACACCGCGGCGCTGACCCACCTCGTGCAGAGCGGGCTCGACTACGCCTTCGCGCGGAAGTGGTTTACGGAGAACGAGACCGACCTCCGCGAGACGTGGCAGGACCGGCCCGAGGCGTTCCAGTCCTCCTTCGAGCCGTCGGAGAACATGATGGACGCCTTCTGGTCGTTCGCGGAGAAGAACGGCGTGCAGATCACGGAAAATCCGGACTCGGTCGACACCGCGGAGCGTGTCTACGCGGCACAGACGGCGGAGGAGGAGCAGGCGTTCGTGGCCACCCGGGTGAAGGGCTACCTGGCGCGCCTGATCTACGGGCGCGGGGTGGCGCGGCCCATCCTGAACCGGGCCGATCCGATCTTCCAGGAGGCCATGTCGCTATGGCCGTCCTCGCAGGACCTGGCGGCCTACCACAAGACGGCCGCGCCGACGATGCAGCAGAACTAG
- the folP gene encoding dihydropteroate synthase, with product MSHSTPSLNPDDFPADRFVLGGDDYTLDCRPGSPEAAGAHVMGVLNVTPDSFSDGGQYVTVEKAVSRAAEMLSEGASIIDVGGESTRPGADPVSKEDERDRVVPVIDALTDRFPEAVVSVDTYKPDVARASLAAGADIVNDVTGLRHDPEMAAAAADWKAPLMVMHSMGEPGDLTRPREHDDVTAQVRDALARTVETAEQAGVEQIIIDPGFGFGKSDAENFRLLNEIDELLTLNCPVLVGVSRKSTIGATLGTPDDPAPVDERLFGSLGATAAAVARGATIVRTHDIAPTVEMLTVLGVTLRQR from the coding sequence ATGTCACACTCAACCCCGTCGCTGAACCCTGACGATTTTCCCGCCGACCGGTTCGTGCTTGGTGGGGACGACTACACGCTCGACTGCCGGCCCGGGAGTCCGGAGGCCGCAGGGGCTCACGTGATGGGGGTCCTGAACGTGACCCCCGACTCCTTTTCCGACGGCGGCCAGTACGTGACCGTCGAGAAGGCCGTGTCGCGGGCCGCCGAGATGTTGAGCGAGGGGGCCTCCATCATTGACGTAGGGGGCGAGTCGACCCGGCCCGGGGCGGATCCCGTCTCGAAAGAAGACGAGCGCGACCGGGTGGTGCCCGTCATCGACGCCCTCACGGATCGGTTCCCCGAGGCGGTGGTGTCGGTCGACACCTACAAGCCCGACGTGGCCCGGGCGTCCCTCGCCGCGGGGGCGGACATCGTGAACGACGTCACCGGCCTGCGGCACGATCCGGAGATGGCCGCGGCCGCGGCCGACTGGAAGGCCCCCCTCATGGTCATGCACTCGATGGGCGAGCCCGGCGACCTCACGCGGCCCCGCGAGCACGACGACGTGACGGCCCAGGTGCGCGACGCGCTGGCCCGGACGGTGGAGACCGCCGAGCAGGCCGGCGTGGAGCAGATCATTATCGACCCGGGCTTCGGCTTCGGGAAATCCGATGCTGAAAACTTCCGCCTGCTCAACGAGATCGACGAGCTTCTCACCCTCAACTGCCCCGTGCTCGTGGGCGTCTCCCGCAAGAGCACGATCGGGGCCACGCTGGGCACGCCCGACGACCCCGCGCCCGTGGACGAGCGGCTCTTCGGGTCGCTCGGGGCGACGGCGGCGGCCGTGGCGCGGGGGGCCACCATCGTGCGCACCCACGACATCGCCCCCACCGTCGAGATGCTCACGGTGCTCGGGGTGACCCTCCGCCAACGGTAG
- a CDS encoding sigma-70 family RNA polymerase sigma factor — protein sequence MQVSREQRMLDQYLQEIGKIDLLEPEEEVELARRIEDGDEEALHKLCRANLRFVVSVAKKYQGQGLSLADLINEGNYGLIKAAKRFDETRGFKFISYAVWWIRQAILQALAEQSRVVRLPLNRIGTISKIRKASARLQQDLDRKPNIEELAEELEIDVQKVREAMKHTSRHLSMDAPFNEEDDNSLLDVLPDEDNDSPDEEMLSESVKIDIERALSALHDREAEITRLYFGIGREHPLTLEEIGKRFDLTRERVRQIKEKALRKLRQRHSKQDLQPHTD from the coding sequence ATGCAAGTTTCTCGCGAACAACGGATGCTGGACCAGTACCTCCAGGAGATCGGGAAAATCGATCTGCTTGAGCCGGAGGAGGAGGTCGAGCTGGCACGACGCATCGAAGATGGTGACGAAGAGGCCCTTCACAAGCTCTGTCGCGCCAACCTGCGATTCGTCGTCTCGGTCGCGAAGAAGTATCAGGGACAGGGCCTGTCGCTGGCCGACCTCATCAACGAGGGCAACTACGGCCTCATCAAGGCCGCCAAGCGGTTCGACGAGACCCGCGGCTTCAAGTTTATCTCCTACGCCGTCTGGTGGATTCGGCAGGCCATCCTGCAGGCCCTCGCCGAGCAGAGCCGCGTGGTGCGTCTGCCGCTCAACCGCATCGGCACCATCTCGAAGATCCGGAAGGCCAGTGCCCGCCTGCAGCAGGACCTCGACCGCAAGCCCAACATCGAGGAGCTGGCCGAGGAGCTCGAGATCGACGTCCAGAAGGTGCGGGAGGCGATGAAGCACACCAGCCGCCACCTGTCGATGGACGCGCCCTTCAACGAGGAGGACGACAACAGCCTCCTCGACGTGCTGCCGGACGAGGACAACGACTCCCCGGACGAGGAAATGCTCTCCGAGTCGGTCAAGATTGACATCGAGCGTGCCCTCAGCGCCCTGCACGACCGGGAGGCGGAGATCACGCGCCTGTACTTCGGCATCGGGCGCGAGCACCCGCTCACCCTCGAGGAGATCGGCAAGCGCTTCGACCTCACGCGAGAGCGTGTCCGTCAGATTAAGGAGAAGGCCCTCCGGAAGCTTCGCCAGCGACACAGCAAACAAGACCTCCAGCCCCACACTGATTAA
- a CDS encoding FAD-binding and (Fe-S)-binding domain-containing protein produces MTKIRRKRPAGDGPVRPAPPLAEALRPRISGTIHTDEMTRALYATDASMYAMSPVAVLVPETKADVQTALTVAHEQGVPVLPRGGGSSLAGQGVNEALVIDFTNHLNRIREIDPEAQTARVEPGVTLAELNRAAAEHGLMVGPDPASANRATLGGMLANNSTGTHSIAYGNFIHHVREAEVLLADGTATTVGPTDPATWQDKMRGDGLEGAIYRGLKALLADGGRETIREDTPSHWRRNNGYRLEALLDEAPNLAKLLCGSEGTLAVTTELTCGLVEKPAATGLGVVHFESRDDALRAVTTVLDTDPSAVELFDGVAIERTLQTPGYAERLTFLEGTPGSVLITEYAGDTDAEVDAALDALEQTMAEASRGYATVRVTEPDAVDNVWSIRKEGLGLLMGVEGDYKPWAFIEDASVPVENLADYIDELSTFVDATDTRAAYYAHASAGCLHVRPFVNTKDETEVEKMTDIAKESLDLVTKYGGVVSSEHGDGIARGWANPHILGEDLYELCRETKALFDPDGILNPGKVVDAPPMDENLRMGPTYETDPFRTELDFSEDGGFTGAIEKCNGNGACRKLRAGTMCPSFMATREEPDSTRGRANALRSALAGDLSEDAMTGDDMHEVMDLCVQCKACKTECPSNVDMAKIKTEWLHHYWDDNGVPLRTRLFARQPDAARWISGTPLASLVNWASGQSALRQVGEALLGVSAERPLPPFARETFRQWFQHQPPPVGGDGARGPRVVLFPDAFNAYHTPAPLQAATRVLRATGHRVELPPASVGSARTLLSKGFVPQARRRARQTVDALHAYAEAGVPVVGLEPSSILTLRDEFLDLLPSDARAEAVADAAYTFAEYLAARAEDGALDRASWRGSGDVLLHGHCHQKALIGTTATEQVLSRAGYDVTAVDAGCCGMAGAFGYEAEHVGASKQMAELRLAPAVRQTDAGTRVAAPGFSCRSQIKDVTTRTAQHPAELLWDAIEHDRSPAAARSSRPAR; encoded by the coding sequence ATGACGAAGATTCGGCGAAAGAGGCCGGCGGGCGACGGTCCGGTCCGTCCTGCGCCGCCGCTCGCGGAGGCCCTCCGGCCGCGCATCTCGGGCACGATCCACACCGACGAGATGACGCGGGCCCTCTACGCGACAGACGCGAGCATGTACGCGATGTCGCCCGTCGCCGTCCTCGTCCCCGAGACGAAAGCGGACGTGCAGACGGCCCTGACGGTCGCCCACGAGCAGGGCGTGCCCGTTCTGCCCCGCGGGGGCGGGTCCTCCCTCGCCGGGCAGGGCGTCAACGAGGCCCTGGTGATCGACTTTACAAACCACCTCAACCGCATCCGCGAGATTGATCCAGAGGCCCAGACGGCCCGCGTGGAGCCCGGCGTGACGCTCGCCGAGCTCAACCGCGCCGCCGCCGAGCACGGCCTCATGGTGGGCCCCGACCCCGCGAGCGCCAACCGCGCCACCCTGGGCGGCATGCTGGCGAACAACTCGACCGGCACCCACTCCATCGCGTACGGCAATTTCATCCACCACGTCCGCGAGGCCGAGGTCCTGCTGGCCGACGGCACCGCCACCACCGTCGGCCCCACCGACCCGGCCACCTGGCAGGACAAGATGCGGGGCGATGGGCTGGAGGGCGCCATCTACCGCGGCCTGAAGGCGCTCCTGGCCGACGGCGGACGCGAGACGATCCGAGAGGACACCCCGAGCCACTGGCGTCGCAACAACGGCTACCGCCTGGAGGCGCTGCTGGACGAGGCGCCCAACCTTGCCAAGCTGCTCTGCGGCAGCGAGGGCACCCTGGCCGTCACCACCGAGCTGACCTGCGGCCTCGTGGAGAAACCCGCCGCCACCGGCCTCGGCGTGGTCCACTTCGAGTCGCGTGACGACGCGCTGCGGGCCGTCACGACCGTCCTCGACACCGACCCGTCGGCCGTGGAGCTGTTCGACGGCGTCGCCATTGAGCGCACCCTGCAGACGCCCGGCTACGCCGAGCGCCTCACGTTTCTGGAGGGGACGCCCGGCTCCGTCCTCATTACCGAGTACGCCGGCGACACGGACGCCGAGGTCGACGCGGCCCTCGACGCCCTCGAACAGACGATGGCGGAGGCGAGCCGCGGCTACGCCACCGTGCGCGTGACCGAGCCGGACGCCGTCGACAACGTCTGGTCCATCCGCAAGGAGGGCCTCGGCCTGCTCATGGGCGTAGAGGGCGACTACAAGCCGTGGGCCTTCATCGAGGACGCCTCCGTGCCCGTCGAGAACCTGGCCGACTACATCGACGAGCTCTCCACGTTCGTCGACGCCACCGACACGCGGGCCGCCTATTACGCCCACGCCTCCGCCGGCTGCCTCCACGTGCGCCCCTTCGTCAACACCAAGGACGAGACGGAGGTCGAGAAGATGACGGACATCGCGAAGGAGTCGCTCGACCTCGTCACGAAATATGGCGGCGTCGTCTCCTCCGAGCACGGCGACGGCATTGCGCGGGGCTGGGCCAACCCCCACATCCTCGGCGAGGACCTGTACGAGCTTTGCCGGGAGACGAAGGCGCTCTTCGACCCGGACGGCATTCTCAATCCCGGCAAGGTCGTCGACGCGCCGCCGATGGACGAGAATCTGCGGATGGGCCCGACGTACGAGACCGATCCGTTCCGCACGGAGCTCGACTTTTCGGAGGACGGCGGCTTTACCGGTGCCATCGAGAAGTGCAACGGCAACGGCGCGTGCCGCAAGCTGCGGGCCGGCACCATGTGCCCCAGCTTCATGGCCACGCGGGAGGAGCCGGACTCCACCCGGGGGCGGGCCAACGCGCTCCGGAGCGCCCTGGCCGGCGACCTCTCGGAGGACGCCATGACGGGCGACGACATGCACGAGGTGATGGACCTCTGCGTCCAGTGCAAGGCCTGCAAGACGGAGTGCCCGTCGAACGTCGACATGGCCAAGATCAAGACCGAGTGGCTCCACCACTACTGGGACGACAACGGGGTGCCGCTCCGCACTCGCCTGTTCGCCCGCCAGCCCGACGCGGCCCGGTGGATTAGCGGCACGCCCCTGGCGTCGCTCGTCAACTGGGCGAGCGGCCAGTCCGCCCTCCGCCAGGTGGGGGAGGCGCTCCTGGGCGTCAGTGCGGAGCGGCCCCTCCCGCCGTTCGCCCGCGAAACGTTCCGCCAGTGGTTCCAGCATCAGCCCCCTCCTGTCGGCGGGGACGGGGCGAGGGGGCCGCGCGTCGTCCTCTTCCCGGACGCGTTCAACGCCTACCACACGCCGGCGCCCCTCCAGGCAGCCACCCGTGTCCTGCGGGCCACCGGGCACCGCGTCGAGCTGCCTCCGGCGTCCGTCGGAAGCGCGCGCACGCTCCTGTCGAAGGGGTTCGTTCCACAGGCCAGGCGCCGTGCGCGCCAGACGGTCGATGCGCTGCACGCGTACGCCGAAGCGGGGGTGCCCGTGGTGGGGCTGGAGCCCAGTTCCATCCTCACCCTCCGGGATGAGTTTCTGGACCTGCTCCCCAGCGACGCACGCGCCGAGGCCGTTGCGGACGCCGCCTACACCTTTGCGGAGTACCTGGCCGCACGGGCCGAGGACGGGGCCCTCGATAGGGCATCGTGGCGGGGCAGCGGCGACGTGCTGCTGCACGGACACTGCCACCAGAAGGCCCTGATCGGCACGACGGCGACCGAACAGGTCCTGTCCCGGGCCGGGTACGACGTGACCGCCGTCGATGCCGGATGCTGCGGCATGGCGGGGGCCTTCGGCTACGAGGCCGAGCACGTGGGCGCCTCGAAGCAGATGGCTGAGCTCCGCCTCGCCCCGGCCGTCCGCCAAACCGACGCGGGAACCCGGGTGGCCGCCCCCGGCTTCTCGTGCCGCTCCCAGATCAAGGATGTGACGACCCGCACGGCCCAGCATCCCGCCGAGCTGCTCTGGGACGCGATCGAACACGACCGCTCCCCAGCGGCCGCCCGTTCGTCCCGGCCCGCCCGCTAG
- a CDS encoding protein-L-isoaspartate(D-aspartate) O-methyltransferase — translation MTATPSDDRKYRHQRERLVETLRERGIHDDRVLSAVGAVARHAFVDPALRDRAYADEALPIGLNQTISQPFTVAYQTALLDVQPDDRILEVGTGSGFQAAVLCEMGARVYSVERHEDLLRRARSVLDGLGYDVRTRHGDGTRGWPAFAPYDGIVVTAGAPEIPAPLLHQLREPSGADDGPGGRLVIPIGGPEGQTMTRVRRTGSGPHDYEQEELHSFRFVPLVDEDEGRE, via the coding sequence ATGACTGCCACCCCATCGGACGACCGGAAATACCGCCACCAACGCGAACGGCTCGTTGAGACCCTTCGCGAGCGGGGCATCCACGACGACCGGGTCCTGTCGGCGGTCGGGGCGGTGGCCCGGCATGCCTTCGTGGACCCGGCCCTCCGCGATCGGGCCTACGCCGACGAGGCCCTCCCGATTGGGCTCAACCAGACCATCTCCCAGCCCTTCACGGTAGCGTATCAGACCGCGTTGCTGGACGTGCAGCCGGACGATCGCATCCTGGAGGTGGGCACGGGCAGTGGGTTTCAGGCCGCCGTGCTGTGCGAGATGGGGGCGCGAGTCTATTCGGTCGAGCGCCACGAAGACCTGCTCCGGCGGGCCCGATCCGTGCTCGACGGGCTCGGCTACGACGTGCGAACGCGGCACGGGGATGGAACGAGGGGGTGGCCCGCCTTTGCGCCCTACGACGGGATCGTGGTGACCGCGGGGGCGCCCGAGATTCCCGCTCCGCTTCTCCACCAGCTCCGTGAGCCGTCCGGGGCGGACGACGGCCCAGGGGGGCGGCTCGTCATTCCAATTGGGGGGCCTGAGGGGCAGACCATGACGCGCGTCCGCCGGACCGGTTCGGGCCCCCACGATTACGAGCAGGAGGAATTGCACTCGTTCCGCTTCGTGCCCCTGGTCGACGAGGACGAGGGGAGAGAATGA
- a CDS encoding GH3 auxin-responsive promoter family protein: MDDIVRSALQWMGPLRRVKEFKARPVATQRSLLRRLLRRAADTEWGRRFGFSEIDEASDVVQAYQERVPLHTYADIADDAERMRNGAADVMWPGTVTNFAVSSGTVSDGKVIPISDETIDHNRSFSVGAGVNYLKESLDPSFFGGSHLTLPGRVEEDPNYPGTKAGEISGILAENAPGFFRALFQAVPNEVTFLPSWEEKLQAVAERTVDKDIRLLVMVPTWALNLFDLLIDLHNERHGGTATTVGEVWPNLQVFISGGVALRSYRDLIEEKIGHDIDFVETYGASEGFFSFQDELDDPSMLLHLDNGVFYEFVPLKERGDEAPTRHTIADVEPGVRYSLHVTSCSGLWAYEVGDVLRFTQTFPHKITVAGRTSDMIDEYGEAIYGDEVRAALKAACEATGAHVSDYHVAPRPATNGTQPGHEWLVEFERPPDAPAAFERALDEHLQEVNRHYYIRREGDALDGPDVSALPEGTFYRWLQATNDDISGQTKVPRMSDTREVADGVLAAAERDR; encoded by the coding sequence ATGGACGACATCGTACGCTCGGCCCTGCAATGGATGGGTCCCCTCCGGCGGGTCAAGGAGTTCAAGGCTCGCCCCGTCGCCACGCAGCGCTCGTTGCTTCGCCGCCTGCTTCGCCGCGCCGCCGACACCGAGTGGGGGCGCCGGTTCGGGTTTTCCGAAATCGACGAGGCGTCCGATGTGGTGCAGGCCTACCAGGAGCGCGTGCCGCTGCACACCTACGCGGACATCGCCGACGATGCGGAGCGGATGCGGAACGGCGCTGCCGACGTGATGTGGCCCGGTACCGTCACCAACTTCGCCGTCTCCAGCGGCACGGTCTCCGACGGCAAGGTGATCCCCATCAGCGACGAGACGATCGACCACAACCGGTCGTTCAGCGTGGGGGCCGGCGTGAATTACCTCAAAGAGAGCCTCGACCCGAGCTTCTTCGGCGGCAGCCACCTGACCCTGCCGGGGCGCGTGGAGGAGGATCCCAACTACCCGGGCACGAAGGCGGGGGAGATCAGCGGCATCCTCGCAGAAAATGCCCCTGGGTTCTTCCGGGCCCTCTTTCAGGCCGTCCCTAACGAGGTCACCTTCCTCCCCAGTTGGGAGGAGAAGCTTCAGGCCGTCGCCGAGCGGACGGTCGACAAGGACATCCGCCTCCTCGTGATGGTGCCCACCTGGGCCCTCAACCTGTTCGACCTGCTGATCGACCTGCACAACGAGCGACACGGCGGCACGGCCACGACCGTGGGCGAGGTGTGGCCCAACCTGCAGGTGTTTATCTCGGGCGGGGTCGCCCTTCGGTCGTACCGCGACCTGATCGAGGAGAAGATCGGGCACGACATTGACTTCGTGGAGACCTACGGCGCCTCCGAGGGCTTTTTCTCCTTCCAGGACGAGCTCGACGACCCCTCGATGCTGCTCCATCTCGACAACGGGGTCTTCTACGAGTTCGTGCCCCTCAAGGAGCGCGGCGACGAGGCCCCCACCCGCCACACGATCGCCGACGTGGAGCCCGGCGTGCGCTACTCCCTACACGTGACCTCGTGCAGTGGGCTCTGGGCCTACGAGGTGGGCGATGTCCTCCGGTTTACACAGACCTTCCCGCACAAGATTACCGTGGCGGGCCGCACGAGCGACATGATCGACGAGTACGGCGAGGCCATCTACGGGGACGAGGTCCGCGCCGCCCTGAAGGCCGCCTGCGAAGCCACCGGGGCGCACGTCTCCGACTACCACGTGGCCCCGCGCCCCGCGACCAACGGCACGCAGCCGGGCCACGAGTGGCTCGTCGAGTTTGAGCGCCCCCCAGACGCCCCGGCGGCCTTCGAACGCGCCCTCGACGAGCACCTGCAGGAGGTCAACCGGCACTACTACATTCGCCGGGAGGGCGACGCCCTCGACGGCCCGGACGTGTCGGCCCTTCCGGAAGGGACGTTTTATCGCTGGCTCCAAGCGACCAACGACGACATCAGCGGCCAGACGAAGGTCCCGCGCATGAGCGACACCCGCGAGGTCGCCGACGGCGTGCTTGCGGCCGCTGAGCGGGATCGGTGA